The Marivirga salinae DNA window TAGTAACGGATTTAAACGGTAAATACACATTACCTAACCTGAAAATTGGGGGACCTTATACTATGAAAGTGAGTTTTGTAGGATATGATGATAAAATTCAAAATGATATTTACTTACAATTAGGAGCAAAAAGGGAAATAGATTTTTCATTCGGAGGTGAAAGTGTAATTCAACTTTTGGAAGTTGAGGTAAGAGGATCAAGGCTCACTGCTGGTCAAGAGTCTGGTGCTTCAACTCAAATATCTCGGGATAATATTGAAAAAATGCCGACTCTTAATAGAGATTTGAATGATTTCACAAGACTTACACCTCAGGCCAAACAAGTTGACGGTGGTTTTTCTATTGCTGGTATTAATAACAGATATAATGCCATCTATTTTGATGGGGCTGTCAACAATGACGTTTTCGGTTTAGCTTCGAGTGGAACCAATGGAGGTCAAACAGGAGCTTCCCCTATAAGTATTGATGCAATTGAGCAAATTCAAGTAGTAGTTTCACCTTATGATGTTTCTCTAGGTGGATTTGCTGGTGGTGGAATTAATGCTGTTACTAAAAGTGGATCCAACAATTTTGAGGGTGGTTTATATACATATGCTCAAAATGAAAGCCTTGCCGGTGAAACCAATACAACATTAACAGAAAGAACTGGAAGTGAACCTGAACCTTTAGATGAATTTTCTACTAACTTTTATGGATTAAACTTAGGCGGTCCAATCATTAAAGATAAATTATTTTTCTTTGTTAATGCGGAATTACAAAGAGAAGAAACTCCATCACCATTTGATCTGGGTAGCTATCAAGGTAATACCTCAACAGCTGATCTAAATGCTTTAGGTGACTATTTGCAGAACACATATGACTATGATGCAGGTGGATTTGGAAACACAAGTGATCAGTTAGATGCAACTAGATTATTTGTGAAATTAAACTGGGATATTAATAATACTCATAAATTATTATTCAGACATAACTATACTGATATCCTTCAGACTAATAGAAATGGTTCAAATCAAGAAAGAATTAACTTTAGAAATAATGGTATCTTATTCCCATCAGTTACTAATTCTTCCGCATTAGAGTTAAGTTCAAATTTCGGAAGTAATGCTTCAAATAAATTAATTCTAGGCTTAACTATTGTAAGAGATGATAGAGATCCAATAGGTCAAGATTTCCCGACAGTTTTTATTGAAGATGGAGATGGTGGCATTAGTTTCGGTAGTGAAGCTTTCTCAACTGCCAATTTACTAGAACAAGAAGTTTTCACTCTTACTAATAACTTCAACCTTTATAAAGGAAAACATACATTTACATTTGGTACACATAATGAATTTATGAGCTTCAACAACGTATTTATACGACAAAATTATGGCTCATATAGGTATTTAAATATTGATCAATTTTTGAATAACGATGCACCTGATGAATATGATAGATCTTATTCATTAATTGATGAAGGAATTGGGGATGATACTGAAGCAGCAGCTAAATTTAATGCCATGCAGCTTGGTTTTTATGCTCAAGATGAAATTGAACTTTCTAAAAGAATCACTTTAACAGCTGGTTTAAGGTTAGATATTCCTATTTTGACGGATGATCCTGTAATTCATCCAACCTTCAATTCAGAAACCTTGCCTGCAATTGAGGCGGCTGGCTATGATATTGAAGGAGCCACAGGTGGAAAAGCCCCAGATGGTCAACTCATGCTTTCTCCAAGAGTAGGATTTAATTACGACATTTTCGACAATAACAAAACAATCTTAAGAGGTGGTTTAGGTGTTTTCACTAGTAGAATTCCTTTCGTTTGGCCAGGTGGAATGTATAATAACAACGGACTAACCGTAGGTGGTTTTAATGAAGAAGATGCACAGGACGCTGGAGCACCAGTTACTGAATTCATCCCTGAGCCTGCAAATCAACCAAGATTACCAGTTCCAACTCCTCAAGGACAAGTTGATTTATTTACTCAAGATTTTAAATTTCCACAAGTATTTAGATCAAGCTTAGCCATAGATCATAAATTAGACGGGGGTTGGTTTTTAAATGCTGAAGGTATTTTTACAAAAAACCTCAATAACGTTTACTACAAAAACATCAATTCTGATCCAACGGTTGATTTTCAATGGACTAATGGAGGAGATGATAGAAATGTTTACGTAGGAGAAAATATTGATGGAAGATACAATTCTATTTATTTAGCCAGCAACACTAATGAAGGCTATACTTACACCCTAACTGGTCAGGTTCAAAAGAACTTTGACTTTGGATTATTTGCCAATGTAGCCTATACTTATGGTGATGGTTTTGCAGTTTTTGAAGGTACGAGTTCTCAAAACTCTTCTCAATGGAGAGGTGCATTTAATGTGGACGGAAGAAACTTTGCTGAATATGGAAGAACTGATTTTTCTATTGGCAGTAGAGTAATTGCAAGCTTAAATTATAATGCTAACTGGGGTGGAACCGATAATTTCAACTCAGTTTTCAGTATTTTTTATAATGGTGAGTCAGGTCAGCCCTATTCATATGTATATGGTTCTGGAGAATCTAGTGCAAATAATATTAATAATGAAAGAGGGAGTACGAGTAGACCTTATAGTTTAATTTATGTTCCTGAAAATCAGGATGATATTTCATTAATTGATATTACAGATGGTCCAACCGCGGCACAACAGTGGGCAGCATTAAATAATTTTATAGAGGAAGATGATTACCTTTCAACTATAAGAGGTCAATATGCCAATAGAAATGGTGCTAGAGCTCCTTTCGTAAACCAAATTGATTTCAAATTCATTCAAAATTTTGCTTTTGATGCAGGAGGTAAAAATCATAGATTTCAATTTGAGTTTGATGTTTTCAACTTTGCAAACTTGTTGAATAGCGACTGGGGTGTAGTGTATAATAATCCATTTAACTATGAAATCTTGAATTTTGAAGGATACGAAGCAGATGGAACAACACCTCAATTCACCTTCACTGAGAATGATTTAGGTTTAGAAAGATATAATATTGTAAACAGAGCATCAAGATGGAGAGCTAGAATAGGTCTTCGATATATTTTTCGATAATATTTATTCAAAAATACTGTTCGAAATCCAAAACCCGGTTCAGCTATTGAACTGGGTTTTTTGCTTTCTCATATTCAAATGAAAATATTCGTATAATAAATTGAATTATTTGTCAATGTTAAGAAATTGTTAACAAACATATTCTTAATTTTAACTATTACTTAACTGTTTATCAGAAACATAAGATTTATTCTTCTTAGCTTTGTCCAAAATTTCAAATAAAATAATTCAACATGAAGAAAAATTTACTGAAGATTTGCGGACTAAGCTTGGCTTTGGCATTAATTGCCCAAGTTTCTTTTGCACAAACTACGGGTACTGTAGTCGGGAAAATTATTGACAATGAAACAGGTGAAGCTGTTACTGGAGCAAATGTGGTAGTACAAGGAACAACTATAGGAGCTGCTTCAGATTTAGATGGCGAGTTTAAAATCACAGGGGTTCCAACTGGAAAACAGAAATTTGAAGTTTCTTTCATTAGTTATGAAAGAATGACAATTGAAAAAAATGTAGCTCCTGCTCAAGATCAAGTAACTGATCTTGGAACTATTAAATTAAAAATTGCTGCCTTAGGCATGCAGGAAGTTCAGGTAATCGCTTCTATCGGTATTGATAGAGAAACTCCTGTAGCAATGTCTAATATCAAAGCTATCGAAATTGAGGAAACAATGGGTAACCAAGAATTTCCAGAAGTTTTAGAATCTACTCCAGGCGTTTATGCTACTAAAAGTGGTGGTGGCTTTGGTGATTCTGACATTACCATCCGTGGCTTTGAAAGCGTTAACGTAGGTGTTTTAATTAATGGTGTACCAGTAAATGACATGGAAAATGGTCGTGTTTATTGGTCAAACTGGGCTGGTTTAGCTGATGCTACTCAAACAGTTCAAATTCAAAGAGGTTTGGGTGCTTCAAAAGTAGCTATCCCATCAATTGGAGGTACAATTAACATCATCTCTAAAGCTTCTGATGCTGACAAAGGTGGTTCAGTTTCTGCTTCAGTTGGTAATGACGGTTACCAAAAGCAAATCGTTTCTGCTTCTACTGGTTTAACAGAAGATAATTTAGCCGTTACTTTTTCAATAGGTCAAGTTAGCGGAAATGGATATGTTGACGGTACTAGCTTTGAAGGTTATCAGTATTTCGCAAACATTGCAAAGAAAATCAATGATAACCATGAAGTAACCTTAACTGCAATTGGTGCTTCACAAGAACACGGACAAAGACAAAGCCGTTCTACTATTTCTGACTATAAAAATAGCGATAGAGGAATCCGTTACAATCCTGATTGGGGATATAAAAATGGTCAAGAAACTAGTATCGAGGATAACTTCTATACTAAACCATTATTTTCTTTAAACCACTATTGGACCATAAGTCCTAAATTAGATGTATCAACTGCTGCTTATTATTCAATAGGAACCGGTGGCGGTGGTGGAACTGCTACTAATGGTGGTGACTACGACAGAAGAGATGGTGTAGTTGATTTTGAAACTATAGTAGATCAAAATATCGATAATGGCGAATTTGGTTCAACTGCTATTTTAAGAGCATCACATAACAATCACCAATGGGCTGGCGCACTTTCAAGTGCTAATTACGCGCTTAATGAAAATATTGATATTTTAGCTGGTCTTGATTATAGATATTATAAAGGAGAACACTATCAAACTGTTACGGATTTATTAGGTGGTGAATATTTCCCAGATGATGCTGATGTAAATAACCCAAATAGAGCACTTCAAGTTGGCGATAAGCGTTCATATTACAATGACGGTATCGTAAATTGGGGTGGTGGATTCCTTCAAGGTGAATATTCTAAGGATAATTTGTCTGCTTTTGCTACTTTACAAGCTTCCAATACAAGCTACCAAAGGGTTGATTATTTCAATTATTTAGATAGTGATCCTAATCAAACTTCTCCGGTTTATAATTTCTTTGCTTTCGGAACTAAAGGTGGCGCAAACTATAACTTGACTAAAAATCATAATGTTTTTGCAAACTTAGGTTATTTTGAGAGAGCTCCTTTCTTTAATACAGTATTCCCTGTATTTACTAACGAAGCAAACATTGAAGCTGAGAATGAAAAAATATTGAGTTATGAATTAGGTTACGGTTACAGAGGTAGTAAATTCTCTGCAAACGTTAACGTTTATAGAACTACTTGGACTGATAAAACTTTCCAAATCACAGTTCCTAACCAAGGTCCACAAGGCACAAACTTATTTGCTAACATCTTAGGTGTTGAAGCAATTCACCAAGGTCTTGAAATTGATTTCCTTTATGAGCCAATTGATGGACTAACTTTCAACGGTATGGGTTCATTTGGTGATTGGAGATGGAATAACAACATTGAAAACGTTTCTGTTTTTGATGAAAACAACCAAGAAGTTAGAACTGTAAGTTTATTTATTGCAGATACTAAAGTGGGGGGATCAGCTCAAACAACTGCAATGGGTAGAGTTTCTTATGAAATTTTAGACGGATTGACAGTAAGAGGGGAGTATAGCTATTTTGACAATATCTATGCAAGATTTGATGTTTTATCAAGAACAACTGAAGAATCAGCTGGTGTTAATCCTTGGCAAGCCGAAGCAACTGGATTGGTTGATTTAGGTGCATCTTATAAATTCTCTATCTCAGATAAAGTGAAGGCTACTGTTTTAGGAAATGTTTATAACGTTTTTGACACTTATTACATCAAAAATGCTAGTCAAAACTCTCAAGACCCTAACAATCCATTAGTATGGTTTGAAACAGGAAGAACTTGGAGTGCAACATTCAGAGTTAACTTCTAATTAGAATATAAAACACAAAGAAGATATGAAATTATTTAATAAATTATATTTATTCCTCTTCGTAGCGCTTGCTTTTGCTTGTGATCCTTATGAAGAGACTTTCCAAGAAATTGAGGAAAGTACACCAGGTCCTATTGCTAACATTGAAATCACTCTTAATGATGATGATTACGCATTATTAGAAGAAGTTGAAGGCGCTGAGAGTGTTGCTCAATATGGCAACTTTGATAATGAAGAAGATGTAAGAGAATTTATTCCTATGATTCTTTCTCAGAAATACCCTCTTTTTGATAATAAGTCTCTAGTTACTGTTAACTATGACTTTTATAGAGGACGTGCTGATGAAGTAGAGACCGTTTACTAGAGCAGATCAATATGAAGTTACTTCAGAAGATTATAATAGTATTTCTGGTGATCCATCTACATATGGTTTGTTTACAGCTGCTCAAGCACCTTCTAATTATGTCCCCAACATATTAGCTGATACTTTAAATCCTG harbors:
- a CDS encoding TonB-dependent receptor → MKKILLKFYGTIVLMMLFVQLAWSQGTTSAIITGKVSDNNGEAVPGANVIATHTPSGAQYGVVTDLNGKYTLPNLKIGGPYTMKVSFVGYDDKIQNDIYLQLGAKREIDFSFGGESVIQLLEVEVRGSRLTAGQESGASTQISRDNIEKMPTLNRDLNDFTRLTPQAKQVDGGFSIAGINNRYNAIYFDGAVNNDVFGLASSGTNGGQTGASPISIDAIEQIQVVVSPYDVSLGGFAGGGINAVTKSGSNNFEGGLYTYAQNESLAGETNTTLTERTGSEPEPLDEFSTNFYGLNLGGPIIKDKLFFFVNAELQREETPSPFDLGSYQGNTSTADLNALGDYLQNTYDYDAGGFGNTSDQLDATRLFVKLNWDINNTHKLLFRHNYTDILQTNRNGSNQERINFRNNGILFPSVTNSSALELSSNFGSNASNKLILGLTIVRDDRDPIGQDFPTVFIEDGDGGISFGSEAFSTANLLEQEVFTLTNNFNLYKGKHTFTFGTHNEFMSFNNVFIRQNYGSYRYLNIDQFLNNDAPDEYDRSYSLIDEGIGDDTEAAAKFNAMQLGFYAQDEIELSKRITLTAGLRLDIPILTDDPVIHPTFNSETLPAIEAAGYDIEGATGGKAPDGQLMLSPRVGFNYDIFDNNKTILRGGLGVFTSRIPFVWPGGMYNNNGLTVGGFNEEDAQDAGAPVTEFIPEPANQPRLPVPTPQGQVDLFTQDFKFPQVFRSSLAIDHKLDGGWFLNAEGIFTKNLNNVYYKNINSDPTVDFQWTNGGDDRNVYVGENIDGRYNSIYLASNTNEGYTYTLTGQVQKNFDFGLFANVAYTYGDGFAVFEGTSSQNSSQWRGAFNVDGRNFAEYGRTDFSIGSRVIASLNYNANWGGTDNFNSVFSIFYNGESGQPYSYVYGSGESSANNINNERGSTSRPYSLIYVPENQDDISLIDITDGPTAAQQWAALNNFIEEDDYLSTIRGQYANRNGARAPFVNQIDFKFIQNFAFDAGGKNHRFQFEFDVFNFANLLNSDWGVVYNNPFNYEILNFEGYEADGTTPQFTFTENDLGLERYNIVNRASRWRARIGLRYIFR
- a CDS encoding TonB-dependent receptor, producing the protein MKKNLLKICGLSLALALIAQVSFAQTTGTVVGKIIDNETGEAVTGANVVVQGTTIGAASDLDGEFKITGVPTGKQKFEVSFISYERMTIEKNVAPAQDQVTDLGTIKLKIAALGMQEVQVIASIGIDRETPVAMSNIKAIEIEETMGNQEFPEVLESTPGVYATKSGGGFGDSDITIRGFESVNVGVLINGVPVNDMENGRVYWSNWAGLADATQTVQIQRGLGASKVAIPSIGGTINIISKASDADKGGSVSASVGNDGYQKQIVSASTGLTEDNLAVTFSIGQVSGNGYVDGTSFEGYQYFANIAKKINDNHEVTLTAIGASQEHGQRQSRSTISDYKNSDRGIRYNPDWGYKNGQETSIEDNFYTKPLFSLNHYWTISPKLDVSTAAYYSIGTGGGGGTATNGGDYDRRDGVVDFETIVDQNIDNGEFGSTAILRASHNNHQWAGALSSANYALNENIDILAGLDYRYYKGEHYQTVTDLLGGEYFPDDADVNNPNRALQVGDKRSYYNDGIVNWGGGFLQGEYSKDNLSAFATLQASNTSYQRVDYFNYLDSDPNQTSPVYNFFAFGTKGGANYNLTKNHNVFANLGYFERAPFFNTVFPVFTNEANIEAENEKILSYELGYGYRGSKFSANVNVYRTTWTDKTFQITVPNQGPQGTNLFANILGVEAIHQGLEIDFLYEPIDGLTFNGMGSFGDWRWNNNIENVSVFDENNQEVRTVSLFIADTKVGGSAQTTAMGRVSYEILDGLTVRGEYSYFDNIYARFDVLSRTTEESAGVNPWQAEATGLVDLGASYKFSISDKVKATVLGNVYNVFDTYYIKNASQNSQDPNNPLVWFETGRTWSATFRVNF